Below is a window of Methanobacterium aggregans DNA.
GTTTTTATATGCTTAATTATGGCTACAATAGGATCCGCAACTGCGTACTCTTCAATATCTACGAATAAGAACGTCAATTTAGTTGTGGCAAATGATCTTGGAGCCAGATTTAATATTAATGGAGATAACACTTACAACTTCTTCAGTGCAAACCAAAATCCAGGGCAAGGTTTAAACGCACTACACATAGCTCCAGACAATACAACTTCATCTGGAAGTGTAACAAGCACTAATGCCCTTTCTGGTACTTTTTTTATGAGTGATACTGGTGGTCGTGGATGGGATGACGATGGAATACTCATGATCGCAGTAAACGGAAGTATGGACGACTTATCCAATTTATCAATCACAATAAATGCTTCAGGATATGTGTGGAATCCTGTTCCAACAGGTTCATACCCTGCATACAACAGCACCACTTATGTATCAACATTAAATGAAACATTTGACTCCTCTGATTTCAGTGGTGCCAACGGTTACATTTCAACATGGAAACCCTGCCCTACAGCAAATTATCCTCTTTACGAAGGTCAAGATGTGAGTCAAGATACTCAAAATGGTAACACATTCCACATAATCTTCGTTGACTGCAAAGCAGGAATCATAGGTACGGGAACACAATCATCTTCAACTTGGAGCGGTAAAACAGCCGTTAACAACGGCATGATTAATGTTACCTACGCAGTCAGTGGTCTTCCACAAAGTTCTCTACTCTCTTTCAATGATTACGCATTCTGCAACAGTTCCAACCAGGGCCAGGGCATAAGATGGACCAATTCAGTGAATACACCTGGAAACAATTCAGCATCCACCTCAGGATGGTACATTGCAAGTTGGTTCTAAAATACATTAAGTGCCTACAATGATATTAAAAATTGGAAGGGATAGAATAATCCCTTCAAACTATTTTTAGAGGATATCTCCTAAAAAAAGAAGGATATGCCCTATCCTTTAAGATTAAGTTTTATAAAATTATTCAATATTCTGATCATAACTAATACCTCACTGATCGATACGTATAAATATAAATCTCGATTATTAATAATCGTGGATCTTTATTACTTTATTCATTTTTTTGATCCACAAAAAATAAAAGATTGCAAAAGGAGGTAAAAATGAGAAGATATAACAAAATATCCCTGCTCATGATTTTCACCGTAATACTCTGCATCTCAGTATTGGGAACAGCAAGTGCAGCAGACACTGCAAACAGCAACACTGGACCTACTGTTACTGCTAATTTAACCAGCGGAACCTACAACACCTCACAGACCGTGGCTTTAACCACAAATGACAGCAGCGCAACAACCTACTACACAAACGACACAACAGATCCAAGAAACAGCGGCACAAGAATCACTTACACAACACCCATCACCATAAACACAACCACCACACTACGATACGCAGCAGAAGACCCCTCAGGAAACTGGAGCCCATTATACCTACAAAACTACGTAATTGGAAATGGAACACTAAAAAACAACACTGGCCAATCCAGTTACACAGGACCACAAACCAACACAACTTTCTGGACATACTCTACTGGAACCGGAATAGATGGTACCTCTGTTGTGGGATCAGATGGAACCATATACGTGGGGACCTTTGATGGTGAAAGTAAATCGGGTTGTCTATACGCATTCTACCCAAATGGAACACTAAAGTGGGTATATAACACATATGGTGGAATAAAAGGTAGTCCCTCTCTTGGAGCAGACGGAACCATATACGTGGGGAGTTATTGGGGTATTGTTTATGCAATAAACCCTGATGGAACACTAAACTGGTCTTATGACACTTACTTCCAAGATAATGGGAAATATAGAACAACACTATCAGATAGAACAATATATGGTTCACCAACAGTTGGAGCAGATGGAACCATATACATCGGAGCATATAACGGTGGAAAGTTGTATGCGATCAACCCTGATGGAACAACCAAATGGAAATGTAAAGCCAGCAATATTATGTATGGTTCCCCTGCTATCGGCTCAGATGGAACCATATACATCGGAGCCCTTGATTTTGTAGTTTATGCAATAAATCCTGATGGAACAATCAAATGGACACACAAAACAGGAGCTGCCATTTACGGCTCTCCAAGTATCGGTTCAGACGGTACCATATATGTATCAAGCCAAGATGGTAACCTTTATGCATTCAATCCGGATGGAACAATCAAATGGACCTTTGAGCATAGTGGTTACTGCGCCCCCAGTATCGGCAAAGATGGTACCATCTATTTAGAAAGTTGGAGTTGTATTTACGCTTTAAATCCTGATGGAACAATCAAATGGACTTACTCTGCAGAATGCGCTGGATATGGTCCAATAACAATTGGAGCAGATGGAACCATCTATTTTGGTTGCCTCTCATCCCTACAAGTTTACGGTGTTGATGAATCAGGATTTACTGATCTGTATGCATTAAACTCGAACGGAACGCTTAAATGGAGTTATCACGTGGGCGGCGTGATTGGTGGTATAACAGTTGGTCCAGATGGAAGTATTTATGTTGGAACTCGCGCCACCGAAAATTTCTACGCATTCAAGGATGTTCCAGTAGCTGGCTTCACCTCAAATACAACAGGTGATACACCATTAACTGTACACTTAACAGATAATAGTACCAATAATCCAACAAGTTGGAGTTGGGATTTTGGAGATGGAACAAGCAGCAATTCACAAAACCCCACACACACCTACACAAAAACAGGAACCTACAAAGTTACTCTAACTGTAACCAATCGCTACGGTAACAATACAAAGATAAGTTACATCACAGTTACAGACATCACACCACCAACAGTCAACGTAAGTCTTCAGGGTGGTAACTACTACAGCTCACAAAGTTTTACATTAAAGGCAAGTGAAACAGCCACAATCTATTACACAACTGACGGTAGCACTCCTACAACCAGCAGCACGAAGTACACAGGAAGAATAGGTTTTACAACGTCCAAAACCCTGAAGTTCTTTGCAGTGGATGCAACAGGCAATATATCACAGATCTACACGCAACGTTACAACATCTACAAACTAGTGAGCTACAAATACAAAGTCAGTGCCAAGTGGAAAAAAGTCTGGGCCAAAGTCAAATGGAAAAAAGTCCGAGGCAAATGGAGATACCACTGGGTAAAAGTCTGGAAATACAAAACAATAACCAAAACAGGCACAAAATGGGTAAAAACCTAAATTTTCCCCCATTTTTTATTTTTTTAAGATTAAAAGAAAATATCATTATTATCCTAAAGTACTACTAAAACTAATTTTTATAAGCTAAAAACTGTCCAATTCAACAGTTACTTTGTTTATTACTAATTTTAAAAATTCAAACCCCCTTCAAAAATCAAACCCCCCACGCATTCGATAGGTTTATATAATCATGTCGCATAATTTCAATTCGTGGATCATATTAATACTTTATTTTATTTTATCGATCCAGAAAAAACGAACAAAAAAATGGAGGTGAAAAAGGCAAATGAAAACCAAAATAACGATGTTATTAATGGTCATGTTTCTTGCAATCATACTTAGTGGGGTAGCCTCAGCAGCATACACAGGCGCAACTCCAACCAATTACACGATTTTCTCAAACGAAAGTCTCAATGCAAATGACATCACAACAGATAGTCAAGGAAACATCTACGTTACAGGATCAACTTCAAACGCAGCTTACACCATAACCAATGGAACTTACACAACAAACAGCAGCACAACAAACACCCTATCCAGCGGTGATGTTTACATAGCAAAATACAACTCAAATGGAACACTCATATTCTCCACAGTAATTGGAGGAACAGGAAGCGACTCAGGAAACGGAATCTCAGTTGACAAAAATGGAAACATCTACGTAACCGGAGCAACTAAGAGTACCGATCTCCCAGTAACAAACAACGCATATCAAAAAACCCTCAATGGAGGAGCAGATGCATTTGTATTTGAACTCAGCGCAGACGGAACCCAACTACTCTACTGCACATACCTAGGAGGAAGCTCCACCGATACCGTAGGAGCCAGAGTTGAATCAGGAACAAAAATCAAAGTTGACAGTACCGGGAACATCTACGTTCTAGGACAAACCAACAGTGCAGACTTCCCAACAACAACAGGAGCATACAAAACACGAATAGGAAGTAATAGTGGTACATACGGTGGAGATGCATTCATAACAAAATTCAATTCCAACTGGAATATGTTTTACAGCACACTCTTCGGAGGAAACACCTTAGATGACATCCCATATGGACTTGTAATCGACAACCAAAGTAACGTGTGGATAACAGGAAAAACCACAAGCACTGATCTGCCAGTAACAAACAACGCATGCCAAAAAACAATGGTATACACCAGTAGTTCAAATGCTTTTTTAAGTGAAATCAGTGCGGATGGAAGCACACTACTCTATTCCACATACTTTGGAGCAAAAGGTAATACATATGGATACGCAATCACAAAGGACAGTCAAGGAAATATTTACATCACAGGGCAAACTACAAAATACTCAGGATCATCTTCATATATCCCTGTAACAAGTGGAGCATACCAAACAACCCTAAACGGTGCAAGTGATGCTTATGTGGCCAAATTCAATGCCAGTGGAAGTTTACTTTGGTGTACATTCTTTGGAGGATCCGGTGCTGATGATGCACGTGCAATCACAGTTGATTCTCAGGGAAATGTTTACATCACAGGAAGAACCTCATCCACTATTCCATCAACGTATAATGCAATTCAAACAAGTTACATGGGCGGTACGTGGGATGCATTTATAGCTAAATTAAATGCAAATGGAACTGCATTACTCTATGCTTCTCTTCTTGGAACTAAAAGTAACGACTTTGGATATGGAGTTGTAGCTGATAACCTAAGCACTGCCTATGTAATAGGAACCTTTGCATTGACTAAAATCGCAACAGCACCAGATGTAACAGTTGATCAAACTGGAGGACTGTACAACACCATAAAGAACGTGACACTCACCGCAATCAACACAACCAACAGCACAGACACCATCTATTACACAACAGATGGTACAGACCCAAAAACAAGCAACACAAGAACACAGTACAATGGATCAATAACAATAAACAACACAACAACACTACGATACGCAGCAGTGGATAGTTTAGGAAACTGGAGTCCTGTTTACAATGAAACCTACACCATAGACACAACAGCACCAACAGCAACCTCAAACCCAATTGGTGGATTGTTCAACACCACACAAACAGTAACCCTAACAACTGACGACAACACAGCAACAACCTACTACACAACCGACGGTAGCAATCCAACCACAAGCAGTACAAGAACTGTCTACAATGGTCCGATAGCCATTAACGGTACAACCACGTTATTGTTTGCAGCAGTGGATGCAGCTGGTAATTGGAGTCCTGTTTACAAAGAGACCTATCAGATCAAGTCCGATGTCTACGTGAACATTACACCATCAAATTCCAACCCACAGGTGGGTGACACCGTAACCTACAAATTCAAACTAGGTAACAACGGACCAGGAATAGCCAAGAACGTAACATTCACATACACAATACCAGAAGGACTCGAATACGGAGGAGCAACCGTAGACCAGGGAACCGTAACCTACAACGCAACAACCAGAACACTAACCTGGAACCTAGGCGACGTAGCAGTCGGAGACCCCAACCTATGGCTACAACTCAAAGTACTAACCGCAGGCAACTACAACATACAACCAACAGTAACAGTAGCAGGATACAACCCTAACCTAGAAAGCCACATCAACACAATACAATTAAACATAGCCTCACCAGCAACCACAGACCCAGAAACAGTAAACGCAGCAACAACAACCAAAAAAATACCAATGCAAACCACAGGAATGCCAATAACAGCCTTAGTATCAGCACTGCTCATGATAGGAAGTGGATTAGCCATAAGCAGGAAAAAATAAATAATTTCACCCCTTTTATCTTTTTTTGAGGCATTGAATATTGAATTCTAATTTTCTGAAATTAAATCTTATAAACTCTTAAATTTCAAGTTTCAGAAAATAGGGGCTTGACTGGATTTATTAAAATTAATTTTTAATTTATACAATTAATCATACTTTATTGATAGGTATTTATTTGCACCTAATGATAATAAGAGATATAATAGACAGTTATGTGCATGAGTTATCCAACTATAATTCAAACTCTAAGGGCATGTAATTGTTTCACTAATCAGGGGTAAAATTGTGAAATCAATACGAATTATCAGTTTAATAGGATTATTATTGTTTTAATTATCCCATTTATAGGGGCAACATCCGCTACCAACGATACCAACAACACAACTGTAGATCAAGCAGTTTATAATGTTAATGGAAATTTGTTTGTTGATTTTAATCAAACCACAGCTAACGTTGGCGATACTGTTAGTATAACCGTAACTGCGATTAATAATGGCTTTTTTGATTGGTCTCCAGTAAAAGTATATGTTCCACTACCTGATGGATTACAATTCATGTCTTTTGTTGTACCCGATAAAACTTTACAAGAATACGATCCCACCACTGGAATATGGGATTTGAATACATTGAATCATGATGAAAGGGGCCATCAAAAATCGCTCATCATAACTGCAAAGGTACTGCCTGAAGCAGCTGGTAAGGAACTGGTTGCCACAGCAAAATTTGATAAACTCGTAATGGAAGGTTCCAATGTTCACATGGAAAATGAAACGCCCCCTGCAAAATCATCAATTCTAAAAGTATCTCCTCTTGCAAATGCCACATGCAGTGGTAGCGGCAATGGGACGTGCATTGGTTCTGGTAATTGTACGTGCATTTATAACCCGATTACAGTAAACGCCAACATTAAAAGTGGAACCTACAAAACACCACAAACAGTAACCCTCACGACCAACAATAGCACGGCCACAATCTACTACACAACTGACGGTAGCACTCCAACAACCAACAGCACGAAGTACACAGGAGCAATCAGCGTAATCACATCCAAAACCCTGAAATTCTTCGCACTGGACACTGAGGGTAACACATCACCGATATACACACAGCAATACAACATCTACAAGCTGGTGAGCTACAAATACAACGTCCAGGTCAAATGGAAAAAAGTCCGAGGCAAATGGAAATACCACTGGGTAAAAATCTGGAAATACAAAACAATAACCAAAACAGGCACAAAATGGCTAAAAACCTAAAAAACCACCCTTTTTTTTCTTTTTTTAAGATTAAGAGAAAATTCCACCATTATCTTAAA
It encodes the following:
- a CDS encoding chitobiase/beta-hexosaminidase C-terminal domain-containing protein — its product is MRRYNKISLLMIFTVILCISVLGTASAADTANSNTGPTVTANLTSGTYNTSQTVALTTNDSSATTYYTNDTTDPRNSGTRITYTTPITINTTTTLRYAAEDPSGNWSPLYLQNYVIGNGTLKNNTGQSSYTGPQTNTTFWTYSTGTGIDGTSVVGSDGTIYVGTFDGESKSGCLYAFYPNGTLKWVYNTYGGIKGSPSLGADGTIYVGSYWGIVYAINPDGTLNWSYDTYFQDNGKYRTTLSDRTIYGSPTVGADGTIYIGAYNGGKLYAINPDGTTKWKCKASNIMYGSPAIGSDGTIYIGALDFVVYAINPDGTIKWTHKTGAAIYGSPSIGSDGTIYVSSQDGNLYAFNPDGTIKWTFEHSGYCAPSIGKDGTIYLESWSCIYALNPDGTIKWTYSAECAGYGPITIGADGTIYFGCLSSLQVYGVDESGFTDLYALNSNGTLKWSYHVGGVIGGITVGPDGSIYVGTRATENFYAFKDVPVAGFTSNTTGDTPLTVHLTDNSTNNPTSWSWDFGDGTSSNSQNPTHTYTKTGTYKVTLTVTNRYGNNTKISYITVTDITPPTVNVSLQGGNYYSSQSFTLKASETATIYYTTDGSTPTTSSTKYTGRIGFTTSKTLKFFAVDATGNISQIYTQRYNIYKLVSYKYKVSAKWKKVWAKVKWKKVRGKWRYHWVKVWKYKTITKTGTKWVKT
- a CDS encoding SBBP repeat-containing protein — encoded protein: MKTKITMLLMVMFLAIILSGVASAAYTGATPTNYTIFSNESLNANDITTDSQGNIYVTGSTSNAAYTITNGTYTTNSSTTNTLSSGDVYIAKYNSNGTLIFSTVIGGTGSDSGNGISVDKNGNIYVTGATKSTDLPVTNNAYQKTLNGGADAFVFELSADGTQLLYCTYLGGSSTDTVGARVESGTKIKVDSTGNIYVLGQTNSADFPTTTGAYKTRIGSNSGTYGGDAFITKFNSNWNMFYSTLFGGNTLDDIPYGLVIDNQSNVWITGKTTSTDLPVTNNACQKTMVYTSSSNAFLSEISADGSTLLYSTYFGAKGNTYGYAITKDSQGNIYITGQTTKYSGSSSYIPVTSGAYQTTLNGASDAYVAKFNASGSLLWCTFFGGSGADDARAITVDSQGNVYITGRTSSTIPSTYNAIQTSYMGGTWDAFIAKLNANGTALLYASLLGTKSNDFGYGVVADNLSTAYVIGTFALTKIATAPDVTVDQTGGLYNTIKNVTLTAINTTNSTDTIYYTTDGTDPKTSNTRTQYNGSITINNTTTLRYAAVDSLGNWSPVYNETYTIDTTAPTATSNPIGGLFNTTQTVTLTTDDNTATTYYTTDGSNPTTSSTRTVYNGPIAINGTTTLLFAAVDAAGNWSPVYKETYQIKSDVYVNITPSNSNPQVGDTVTYKFKLGNNGPGIAKNVTFTYTIPEGLEYGGATVDQGTVTYNATTRTLTWNLGDVAVGDPNLWLQLKVLTAGNYNIQPTVTVAGYNPNLESHINTIQLNIASPATTDPETVNAATTTKKIPMQTTGMPITALVSALLMIGSGLAISRKK
- a CDS encoding chitobiase/beta-hexosaminidase C-terminal domain-containing protein yields the protein MFVDFNQTTANVGDTVSITVTAINNGFFDWSPVKVYVPLPDGLQFMSFVVPDKTLQEYDPTTGIWDLNTLNHDERGHQKSLIITAKVLPEAAGKELVATAKFDKLVMEGSNVHMENETPPAKSSILKVSPLANATCSGSGNGTCIGSGNCTCIYNPITVNANIKSGTYKTPQTVTLTTNNSTATIYYTTDGSTPTTNSTKYTGAISVITSKTLKFFALDTEGNTSPIYTQQYNIYKLVSYKYNVQVKWKKVRGKWKYHWVKIWKYKTITKTGTKWLKT